CCCGAGGAGCCCGGACAGCCGTTTCACGTGGGTGTCCACGGCGATCCCCGGAATCCCGAAGGCGTTGCCGCGCACGACGTTGGCGGTCTTCCGGCCCACGCCGGCCAGATTCGTCAGGTCCTCCATGGCCGAGGGCACTTCGCCGCCGTGGAGATCGACCAACGAACGGCAGCATTTCCGGATATTGGCCGCCTTGTTGCGGTAGAAGCCCGTGGTGAAGATATCCGCTTCCAATGCATCGGGCGCGGCGTCCAGGTAGTGCCTGGGAGACGGATACTTCTTGAAGAGGGATTCCGTGACTACGTTTACCTGCTTATCCGTGCACTGTGCCGAGAGGATGGTTGCGACAAGCAGCTCAAATGGCGTTGTAAACCTCAATGCCGGTCCCACGTCGGGGTAGGTCTTCTTCAGGCGGGACAGGACCTCCGTCATTCGTTCACGCTGCGCTTTCACGGTCGGCATGTTTCAGCATCTCCTGTGGGAGTCGGGCCGGGACAGGCGGGGACTCATCGGAAAGGCCGGACTGCGCAGGAACTGGTGGACCGGCGGGACAGGCAGGGACCGGCGGGTCAGGCGGACCAGGCGAGCCACGCAGTCCATGCGGACGGCTCAACTCGCCGCCGTGCTGAGACGCCCGGTCTTCAGCCGGATCAGTTCTTCCGCCGTCAGGCTGTTCAGGAGTCGATCGGGCGTTACGCCGCCCTTGCGGACCATGGAGAGTCCGTATTCCACGTAGTCCAGTTCGTCCACGTGATGGGCGTCGGGTCCGATGCTGAACCGGGCGCCCCGGGTCATGCCGTAATCGAGATGCCGCCAGTCCAGGTCGAGACGGTGGGGATTCGCATTGACCTCTACGGCGACATCGTGAGCCACCGCTTCGTCGATGAGGCGGGCCACGTCCACGGCATAGCCGTCCCGGGCCAGCAGCAGCCGGCCCGTGGGGTGTCCCAGGATGGTCGTGTACGGATTCCGGATCGCCTTGACCATGCGTTCGGTCATGTCCGCTTCGGACATGTTGAACATGGAGTGGACGGAAGCCACGACCAGGTCGAAGGAGGCCAGGACCTCGTCCGGGTAGTCCAGACTTCCGTCGGGGAGGATGTCGGACTCGATGCCCTTGAGGATGCGGAAGTCGTCGTAGCCGGCGTTCAGTTTGTCGATTTCCTCCTGCTGCTCCATAACCCTTTCGATGCTCAGTCCCTGGGCATAGGCCGCGGTCCGGCTGTGGTCGCAGACCGCGATGTAGCGGTACCCTCGCGCACGAGCGCCCTCGGCCATCTCCCGGAGACTGTGCATCCCGTCGCTGTAGGAAGTATGGTTGTGGATCACGCCGAGGATATCCGCCTTCGAAGGCAGTTCCGGCAGCCGGTTTTCCGCGGCCATGGCGACCTCGTCTCCTCCTTCCCGCAGTTCCGGGGGTACGAACTGAAGACCGAGCAGGTCATAGATCACGGATTCGTCGGGACAGGGGATCACGGCGCGGTCGTGAATGACGTGCCGGTCGGTAATGGTGATCCCCCGGTCGTCGGCGTGCCGGGCGATCCTCGTTCGATGGCCTTCGCTGCCCGTCCAGTGGTACAGCGTGACGGCGAAGGTTTCGTCCGGCACGCAGTGGACCCGCACGGGCAGACCGGATGGACCGATGACGGTCAAGTCCCGGCCGTCCTGCTCCCGCACCTCTCCGAAACGATGCAGGATGGGCTTGATCCCCTCCGCGTCGGGATGGCCGACGACGAGGTCTGCCTCGCGGATGACTTCCATCCTGCGCCTTACTTCTCCGGCGACCTCGGCGCGCCAGACGTCGGGGTGGCGGAGCAGGTCGTCCGCCAGGGATTTCGCCTCCTTCATCGCCCGGTCCAGGAGATGGAACCCGCGCGAACGCTTGATCAGGTCGATCCCCTTGAGCACGCGCTCCTGGGTCTTGGCGCCGAATCCGTCCAGCTTGACGAGGCGGTTCTCCCGGCAGGCGTATTCCAGTTCCCCCACGGTATCGATGTCGAGATGGTCGTAAATCGTCCGGATCTTCCGCGCTCCGAGACCGGAAATCGTGAGCATTTCCTGGAACCCGGCCGGCACCTCCTGAACGAGGGTCTGATGATAGCTCGACTGCCCGTCCCGGACGAGTTCGGTGATGTGGCGCACCATGGAAGCGCCCAGGCCGGGGACCTTGCCCAACCGGTCTTCGTTCACCATATCCACTACCGGTTCAGAGAGGGTCTCCACGCGGCGCGCGGCGTTCGCATAGGCGCGGGTCTTGAAGGTGTTCTCGCCCTGCAGGATCAGGAGCGATCCGATCTGGCTGAGTACCTTGCCGATCTGTTTGTTGGTCATGACTGGATTCCGTCCTGGCGCGTCTGACGTCCTGGCGCGTCCTGACGTCCCGGCGCGTCCTGACGTCCCGGCGCGTCCTGACGTCCCGGGGCATTTGCAATGTGCTCAGCGCGCGGTGCGGGCGTTCTCACGGCAGGCTTCGACGAATTCCGGCAGCCTTTTCACGAATTCCGATCTCG
This DNA window, taken from Gemmatimonadota bacterium, encodes the following:
- the nth gene encoding endonuclease III — protein: MPTVKAQRERMTEVLSRLKKTYPDVGPALRFTTPFELLVATILSAQCTDKQVNVVTESLFKKYPSPRHYLDAAPDALEADIFTTGFYRNKAANIRKCCRSLVDLHGGEVPSAMEDLTNLAGVGRKTANVVRGNAFGIPGIAVDTHVKRLSGLLGFAKHADPDRIERDLMKVVPESDWTGLGHLLAAHGRKTCIARRPKCDECVLSDLCPSAK